From Theileria annulata chromosome 1, complete sequence, *** SEQUENCING IN PROGRESS ***, one genomic window encodes:
- a CDS encoding adrenodoxin-like ferredoxin, putative: MKLLCNIFNNSINKFLRPNSYFFYKNFYNHFSTQNIKITFVQYEDEITVDVPVGISILEAAHKHNIEIEGACDGCMACSTCHVILEEDVYDALPEPSESELDMLDLAPCLTNTSRLGCQVILGKEHDNIRITLPRITRNFYVDGHTPTPH; this comes from the exons atgaaattattatgtaatatatttaacaactcaataaataaatttttaagacccaattcatattttttttataaaaactTTTATAATCATTTTTCAACCCAAAA tattaaaataacgTTTGTACAATATGAGGATGAAATAACAGTTGATGTGCCGGTTGGTATTTCCATTCTCGAAGCTGCTCATAAACACaatattgaaattgaag GTGCTTGTGATGGATGTATGGCTTGTTCAACATGTCATGTAATATTAGAAGAAGATGTTTATGATGCATTACCTGAACCTTCAGAATCTGAACTTGATATGCTTGATTTAGCTCCATGTCTTACTAATAC GAGTAGATTGGGATGTCAAGTAATATTAGGAAAAGAACATGACAATATAAGAATAACGTTGCCAAGAATTACACGTAACTTTTATGTCGATGGCCACACTCCAACTCCTCATTAA
- a CDS encoding uncharacterized protein (Signal peptide predicted for TA19245 by SignalP 2.0 HMM (Signal peptide probability 0.946, signal anchor probability 0.000) with cleavage site probability 0.841 between residues 19 and 20), with amino-acid sequence MYKLLCYFLIFVYFDGSHTHNGLNIDINYNNDLNIDNDTNSFKSDILANQLPVPYLYIKPNELENVHQIAESALENESIIAETEDVYEKILSEVEERTPEEMIMDIIGKINKLEALKAQLGTEEFLITHTTI; translated from the exons atgtataaattgttatgttattttttgatttttgtttattttgaTGGATCACACACTCATAATGGCTTAaatattgatataaattataataatgatttaaacATTGATAACGATACCAATTCGTTTAAAA GTGATATATTGGCGAACCAATTACCAGTTCCATATCTATATATTAAACCCAATGAGCTAGAAAATGTACACCAAATTGCTGAATCTGCTCTG gaAAATGAATCCATCATCGCAG AAACTGAAGATGTGTACGAGAAGATATTATCTGAAGTAGAAGAGAGAACTCCAGAGGAGATGATAATGGATATAATAGGgaaaattaacaaattggAAGCCTTAAAAGCTCAATTAGGAACTGAAGAGTTTCTTATTACTCATACcactatataa